The genomic stretch AATAgactcgctcatcggcagtgcgtcttatgaACCGTTGCGCCTTATGTATAAAAACAGACCTGAATAGAACCGCTCAgccgcagtgcgccttataatccggtgcgccttatgtatgacaatagacccgctcatcggcagtgcgtcttataaaccGTTGCGCCTTGTGTATAAaaacagacctgaatagacccgctcagcggcagtgcgccttttaatccggtgcgccttatgtatgaaaatagacctgaatacacCCGCTCAGTGGctgtgcgccctataatccggtgcgccttgtgtGTGAAAATagacactcatcggcagtgcgctttataatccggtgcgccttatgtatggaaatagacccgctcatcggcagtgcgtcttataaaccGTTGCGCCTTACGTATAAGAACAGACCTGAAGGCCCGCTCAgccgcagtgcgccttataatccggtgcgccttatgtatgaaaatagacctgctcATCTGCAGTGTGTCTTATAAACTGTTGCGCTTTATGTATAAaaacagacctgaatagacccgctcagcggcagtgcgccttataatccggtgcgccttatgtatgaaaatagacctgaatacacCCGCTCAGTGGctgtgcgccctataatctggtgcgccttatgtgtgaaaatagacccgttcatcggcagtgcgccttataatccggtgcgccttatgtatggaaatagacccgctcatcggcagtgcgtcttataaaccGTTGTGCCTTATGTATAAaaacagacctgaatagacccgctcagcggcagtgcgccttatgtatgacaatagacccgctcatcggcagtgcgtcttataaaccGTTGTGCCTTATGTATAAaaacagacctgaatagacccgctcagcggcagtgcgccttacaatccggtgcgccttatgtatgaaaatagacctgaatgcaCCCGCTCAGTGGCAGTgcgtcctataatccggtgcgccttgtgtGTGAAAATAAACCTGCTCATCGCctgtgcgccctataatccggtgcgctttatgtgtgaaaatagacccattcatctgcagtgcgttttataatccggtgcgccttatgtataaaAACAGACCTGAATTGACCCGCTCagcggcggtgcgccttatgtatgaaaaatagacctGAATGCACCCGCTCAGTGGCAGTGCGtcctataaaccggtgcgccctgTGTGTGAAAATAgacccattcatcggcagtgcgccttataatccggtgcgctttatgtatgaaaatagacccgttcatcggcagtgcgtcttataaaccGTTGCGCCTTATGTATAAaaacagacctgaatagacccgtgcGCCTTGCGTGTGAAAaaagacccactcatcggcagtgcgccttataatccagtgcgccttatgtgtgaaaatagacccgttcatcggcagtgcattttataatccggtgcgctttatgtataaaaatagacctgaatacacCCGCTCAGCTGCAGTgcgtcctataatccggtgcgttttatgtgtgaaaatagacccgctcatcggcagtgcgtcttataagcCGTTGCGCCTTATGTATAAaaacagacctgaatagacccgctcagcggcattgcgccttataatccggtgcgccttatgtatgaaaatagacctgaatacacCCGCTCAGTGGCAGGGcaacctataatccggtgcgccttgagTGTGAAAATAAACactcgtcggcagtgcgccttataatccggtgcgccttatgtatggaaatagacccgctcatcggcagtgcgtcttataaaccGTTGTGCCTTATGTATAAaaacagacctgaatagacccgctcagcgggagtgcgccttatgtatgacaatagacccgctcatcggcagtgcgtcttataaaccGTTGTGCCTTATGTATAAaaacagacctgaatagacccgctcagcggcagtgcgccttataatccggtgcgccttatgtatgaaaatagacctgaatacacCCGCTCAGTGGCTGTGCGCCCTattatctggtgcgccttatgtgtgaaaatagacccgttcatcggcagtgcgccttataatccggtgcgccttatgtatggaaatagacccgctcatcggcagtgcgtcttataaaccGTTGTGCCTTATGTATAAaaacagacctgaatagacccgctcagcggcagtgcgccttatgtatgacaatagacccgctcatcggcagtgcgtcttataaaccGTTGTGCCTTATGTATAAaaacagacctgaatagacccgctcagcggcagtgcgccttacaatccggtgcgccttatgtatgaaaatagacctgaatgcaCCCGCTCAGTGGCAGTgcgtcctataatccggtgcgccttgtgtGTGAAAATAAACCTGCTCATCGCctgtgcgccctataatccggtgcgctttatgtgtgaaaatagacccattcatctgcagtgcgttttataatccggtgcgccttatgtataaaAACAGACCTGAATTGACCCGCTCagcggcggtgcgccttatgtatgaaaaatagacctGAATGCACCCGCTCAGTGGCAGTGCGtcctataaaccggtgcgccctgTGTGTGAAAATAgacccattcatcggcagtgcgccttataatccggtgcgctttatgtatgaaaatagacccgttcatcggcagtgcgtcttataaaccGTTGCACCTTATGTATAAaaacagacctgaatagacccgtgcGCCTTGCGTGTGAAAaaagacccactcatcggcagtgcgccttataatccagtgcgccttatgtgtgaaaatagacccgttcatcggcagtgcattttataatccggtgcgctttatgtataaaaatagacctgaatacacCCGCTCAGCTGCAGTgcgtcctataatccggtgcgttttatgtgtgaaaatagacccgctcatcggcagtgcgtcttataagcCGTTGCGCCTTATGTATAAaaacagacctgaatagacccgctcagcggcattgcgccttataatccggtgcgccttatgtatgaaaatagacctgaatacacCCGCTCAGTGGCAGGGcgacctataatccggtgcgccttgagTGTGAAAATAAACactcgtcggcagtgcgccttataatccggtgcgccttatgtatggaaatagacccgctcatcggcagtgcgtcttataaaccGTTGTGCCTTATGTATAAaaacagacctgaatagacccgctcagcgggagtgcgccttatgtatgacaatagacccgctcatcggcagtgcgtcttataaaccGTTGTGCCTTATGTATAAaaacagacctgaatagacccgctcagcggcagtgcgccttacaatccggtgcgccttatgtatgaaaatagacctgaatgcaCCCGCTCAGTGGCAGTGCGtcctataaaccggtgcgccttgTGTGTGAAAATAgacccattcatcggcagtgcgccttataatccggtgcgctttatgtatgaaaatagacccgttcatcggcagGGCGTCTTATAAACCGTTGCGCCTTATGTATAAaaacagacctgaatagacccgtgcGCCTTGCGTGTgaaaatagacccactcatcggcagtgcgccttataatccagtgcgccttatgtgtggaaaatagacccgttcatcggcagtgcattttataatccggtgcgctttatgtataaaaatagacctgaatacacCCGCTCAGCTGCAGTgcgtcctataatccggtgcgtcttatgtgtgaaaatagacccgctcatcggcggtgcgccctatggttcgaaAAATTCGGTAATTACTTTTTTCCTGGCTCAAATTGAAAACGTATGGTGGAGGGTGATGGCGTACTCTTCCTTTAGTTCTGCTGCCAAAGTGACACCGCCGGGTGGATGCGTGCCCGGTTGAATTTCATTTGAGGAGTATAAGTCATGCTGTGTGAGGACCGGAGACACACGATGTGCGATGGAGAGAAAAGGTGAAGCAATCTGATGATGCCTCGTCTTGTCCCACGTGTGCTGACGCATCACTTGTGTGCCGGCAGTGACAACTATGTTTTCCACCCTGAGGTGCTGACAGCTTTCTCTCCCTCTCCTCCTTCTCCGACCATCACACCTCCCCTCCCCGTCCCTGCCTCCTCCTCATTTCACCTCCCTCCTTCAGGCCGAGGAGAGGCTGCCACGAGGCGAAACGACGGAGGAGGAGGGGCCAAGAATGGATACTCGGCCGAGCGCGAGAGCCTCCCCGCGGGGATGCCGGCGCCGAACGCCAGGCCTCAAGGGCCGTTGACCTGCTGTCTCTGTGATTTATGGCGGCTTTGGGAGGGGGGAGGCTCCAGGCCACTGCAGACTCCTCTCTTCTCTCTCCTCCGTCCACACGCTCGGGAGTTGCACACACACGCCGCCGCTGTCTGCAGGAGGCACCCGTGGAGGAGTTCTTGGCACGGTGCGGCCGGCAACGCCTGCGTGCACGTGCATAAATCCACCCGCCGGATCGCCGCGTTTGTACATTGTCGCTCATACAGAAATAAACTCCTCTCTCAACATCCCCGCACTGCAGCAATCCCGTCGCACGTCTGTTAGACAAAGCCCGCTCTGGGAGTATGTGTGGATTACGATCAGTCACGGCGTGTCAGCTGTAGAGCACCAGGGACGGCGTGGGAGTGGGAAACGACTTAATCGATGCGACTCTTTCCAACAAGTGCTCGGTAACGCAGGATTCGGACAAAAAATCCCCTCGTAAACGGAGAGAGCCAAGCGGTGCCCTCGCCATGGTGTTGCCGCCCCCCGACAAACGCCACGTGTGCTTGACCACCATTGTCATCATGACCAGCATGGCCTTCATGGACGCCTACCTGGTGGAGCAGAACCAGGGGCCCAGGAAGATCGGCGTGTGCATCATCGTGCTGGTCGGGGACGTGTGCTTCCTCATAGTGCTGCGATACGTGGCGGTGTGGGTCGGAGCCGAGGTGCGCACGGCCCGGCGGGGATACGCCATGATCCTCTGGTTCCTCTACATCTTCGTGCTGGAAATCAAACTCTACTTTGTGTTCCAGAATTGCAAGGCGGACAGGAAGAGTCTGGAGACGGTGGCGCGGAAGGCATTGACGTTACTTTTATCGGTGTGCGTGCCCGGTCTGTACTTGGTTCTCGTGGCGCTGGACAGCATGGAGTACGTGAGGACTTTCCGGAAGAAGGAGGACATGCGAAGCCGCCTGTTCTGGGTGGCGCTGGACTTACTCGATCTCCTGGACATCCAAGCCAACCTGTGGGAGCCCCAACGCACGGGTCTGCCCATCTGGGCCGAGGGCCTGATGTTCTTCTACTGCTACATCTTGCTGCTCATCCTGCCCTGCGTGTCGCTGAGCGAGATCAGCATGCAGGGCGAGCACATGACCCCGCAGAAGATGATGCTCTACCCGGTCCTGAGCTTGGTCACCATCAACGTGGTCACCATCCTCATACGAGGCGTCAACATGGTGCTCTTTCAGGACAGCCGCGTGTCCACCATCTTTGTGGGCAAGAACGTGGTGGCCATCGCCACCAAGGCCTCCACCTTCCTGGAGTACCGCAGGCAGGTGAAGGAGTTCCCTCACCCTCAAAACGCCATGGCCATGGAGATGCAGCAGAACTCGGTCGGCCACACGCAGACTCTGCCCAACGCCACCACCACTTTGCCGCACGAACCCACGCCGGCGCAGGACGTCATTGAATCGTGACCGCCATCCTGCGCCTAGAATGTAACCAGCAACACAACTCGACCTGTGAATTTTAGTCATACAACAAAATGTTCTGAAAGTTGTGTTTAGTAGGGTCCATCTCTTTTGTAACAATGCTTCTTGCAATTAAATATAGCGTCCAGAtgagcaaaatattattttttgctCAATCAATTCCTTTTTGAGTAATGGGTacataactaactgtacttgtaCTCGCCAGACTCAATGTCGCCCCcttttggtgtgacgtcatctacagaactgaagCTTATTTTCTCGCacagacagtgtggataaaggcatgtaaaactattatttatgTCCATTAATTGCAAAACTGATATGAATCAGAGtcaaaaacatacaaaccccgtttccatatgagttgggaaattgtgttagatgtaaatataaacggaatacatccatccatccatccatcttcttccgcttatccgaggtcgggtcgcgggggcagcaggttaagcagggaagcccagacttccctctccccagccacttcgtccagctcctcccgggggatcccgaggcgttcccaggccagccgggagagatagtcttcccagcgtgtcctgggtcttccccgtggcctcctaccggtcggacatgcccgaaacaccttcctagggaggcgttcgggtggcatcctgaccagatgcccgaaccacctcatctggctcctctcgatgtggaggagcagcggctttactttgagctccccccggatggcagagcttctcaccctatctctaagggagagccccgccactcggcggaggaaactcatttcggccgcttgtacccgtgatcttgtcctttcggtcatgacccaaagctcatgaccataggtgaggatgggaacgtagatcgaccggtaaatcgagagctttgccttccggctcagctccttcttcaccacaacggatcgatacagcgtccgcattactgaagatgccgcaccgatccgcctgtcgatctcacgatccactcttcccccactcgtgaacaagactccgaggtacttgaactcctccacttggggcaagatctcctccccaacccggagatggcacttgcaaatcattttcaacccatattcagttgaatatgctacaaagacaacatatttgatgttcaaactgatacacattttttttttttgcaaaaaatcattaactttagaatttgatgccagcaacacgtgacaaagaagttgggaaaggtggcaataaatactgataaagttgaggaatgctcatcaaacacttatgggtgggtgccatgattgggtataaaagtagattccatgaaatgctcagtcattcacaaacaaggatggggcgagggtcaccactttgtcaacaaatgcgtgagcaaattgttgaacagtttaagaaaaacctttctcaagcagctattgcaaggaatttagggatttcaccatctacggtccgtaatatcatcaaagggttcagagaatctggagaaatcactgcacgtaagcagctaagcccgtgaccttcgatccctcaggctgtactgcatcaacaagcgacatcagtgtgtaaaggatatcaccacatgggctcaggaacacttcagaaacccactgtcagtaactacagttggtcgctacatctgtaagtgcaagttaaaactctcctatgcaaggcaaaaaccgtttatcaacaacacccagaaacgttgtcggcttcgctgggcctgagctcatctaagatggactgatacaaagtggaaaagtgttctgtggtctgacgagtccacatttcaaattgtttttggaaactgtggacgtcgtgtcctccggaccaaagaggaaaaagaaccatccggattgttataggcgcaaagttgaaaagccagcatctgtgatggtatgggggtgtattagtgcccaagacatgggtagcttacacatctgtgaaggcgccattaatgctgaaaggtacatacaggttttggagcaacatacagtatgttgccatccaagcaacgttaccatggacgcccctgcttatttcagcaagacaatgccaagccacgtgttacatcaacgtggcttcattgtaaaagagtgcgggtactagactggcctgcctgtagtccaggcctgtctcccattgaaaatgtgtggcgcattatgaagcctaaaataccacaacggagacccccggactgttgaacaacttaagctgtacatcaagcaagaatgggaaagaattccacctgagaagcttaaaaaatgtgtctcctcagttcccaatcgtttactgagtgttgttaaatgaaaaggtgatgtaacacagtggtgaacatgccctttcccaactactttgacacgtgttgcagccatgaaattctaagttaattattatttgcaaataaaaaatgaagtttataagtttgaacatcaaatatgttgtctttgtagcatattcaactgaatatgggtggaaaaggatttgcaaatcattgtattccgtttatatttacatctaacacaatttcccaactcatatggaaacggggtttgtatttattggcTAAGTATGTAACacgcaaggaatttgacttggtgctGTGCTCCatttgttcaatgcaagaaacaagAATAAAACGACGAGGCAGCACAGTACCGTGGCGGCTATTTCCGGCGCCATCTTGGTGTGAAACAACAGGGAGACATTATTGGACACAAGGACATTAAAGGACCACAGTGCGGAAGCAACGAGCTGCCAATTTAGAGGCACCAttcctacatacagctacaaaagtgaaagaacaaaaaaattgagGTTGCAAAGCAGACAAAATATAGTTTATGACACGTATGAAATATTGTTCAGGGTTAAGAGGGTGAATACCAGTGTAAGGTAAAGGGCTATGAATTGGCAGATCAGCTGGCAAAGCAGACACCAACGGTAGATCAGCACAGAGAGGTACTTCTCAGTAAGGCAAAGGCAAAATCATCAATTAAAGGAAATATTTTGAAGTGTCAATTACACAACAGGAAGACACTTACTCGCAATACAAAATACAGTAAGCgtgggaagaactgtaagggggagcacaaaagAGGAAGAAATCCTATCACACATTACATTAGGACACGTCAAACTGAATAAGACACTGCATCTTATAAACAAACATCCAAAGGGATTCCGTGAGGACTTCAATGAAGTAGAGTAAACATGTAATCATTCATTGTGGGAAATACGGTAGAGAAAGGAGAACAACTAAGAGAGGAAGTTAGAAGACATGGACAGGAGGTGGTTACTCTCAAAGCGGTACTAAGCAGCAAGCAGAAAATATTAGTGACGTTTTTAGAAGAGACGGGTTTATGGAATAGAATTTAGTGTGGGaaggtgtatatg from Nerophis lumbriciformis linkage group LG26, RoL_Nlum_v2.1, whole genome shotgun sequence encodes the following:
- the tmem121ab gene encoding transmembrane protein 121Ab isoform X2 is translated as MVLPPPDKRHVCLTTIVIMTSMAFMDAYLVEQNQGPRKIGVCIIVLVGDVCFLIVLRYVAVWVGAENCKADRKSLETVARKALTLLLSVCVPGLYLVLVALDSMEYVRTFRKKEDMRSRLFWVALDLLDLLDIQANLWEPQRTGLPIWAEGLMFFYCYILLLILPCVSLSEISMQGEHMTPQKMMLYPVLSLVTINVVTILIRGVNMVLFQDSRVSTIFVGKNVVAIATKASTFLEYRRQVKEFPHPQNAMAMEMQQNSVGHTQTLPNATTTLPHEPTPAQDVIES
- the tmem121ab gene encoding transmembrane protein 121Ab isoform X1; protein product: MVLPPPDKRHVCLTTIVIMTSMAFMDAYLVEQNQGPRKIGVCIIVLVGDVCFLIVLRYVAVWVGAEVRTARRGYAMILWFLYIFVLEIKLYFVFQNCKADRKSLETVARKALTLLLSVCVPGLYLVLVALDSMEYVRTFRKKEDMRSRLFWVALDLLDLLDIQANLWEPQRTGLPIWAEGLMFFYCYILLLILPCVSLSEISMQGEHMTPQKMMLYPVLSLVTINVVTILIRGVNMVLFQDSRVSTIFVGKNVVAIATKASTFLEYRRQVKEFPHPQNAMAMEMQQNSVGHTQTLPNATTTLPHEPTPAQDVIES